In Leptolyngbya sp. O-77, the genomic window GAGCGAGTTGCGGAACCCCTAGAAGCGCCCAAAGAGGCTTCTCAACGCACAAAAGTCAGCATTGAAGGCGTTGACAATCCCACGATTCTTGCGTACATGGACAATCTGAATGCGAACGACTTTGGTTCGCTGATTGCGCTGTTTACGCCCGATGGTGCGTTGCAACCGCCGTTCCAGCGTCCGATTGTAGGCCGAGATGCAATTCTGCGGTTCTTTCGAGAAGAATGCCAAAACTTGGTACTGATGCCAGAGCGGGGCATTTCTGAACCCGCCGAAGACGGCTATACCCAGGTCAAAGTGACAGGTAAAGTGCAAACGCCTTGGTTCGGGGCGAGCGTCGGTATGAATATTGCTTGGCGCTTTCTGCTGAATCCTGAAAACAAGATTTTCTTTGTGGCAATCGACCTCTTGGCTTCTCCCAAAGAGTTGCTCAATCTCGCTCGATGAGTCCTTCTATGGGAGACGGGTTCATTGAACAGAGTTGGTTTGCGCTGAGTGGGTAAATATCATTATCGGGTGGATGTGTTAGCGCCAGCGTAATGCATCAGAGTCTTTCGAGGCGATATGTTGCAGCGATGCCTGACAGCATCCTACAAAGTTTATTGATGTCTATCCACTGACTTGCAAGTTCATTTTCAAATCGATTCTGCAAACGGCTCTAAATCCGCGCTTTTTAATGCGCTCTCTTTATAATGCGCTCTCTTTATGTAGAGGGCGCTTTTCAGTATGAGTGATTTTTTAGGATAGATAGCGCACTGTGGCTGGGATATTTCTTGCGGCTGTTATTTTAACAGGCTGGGTTGTCAGTTTACTGTTGTTTCTATTGGTAGATTCTGCCAGTCTTTCGGTTCCCGGCGTTGTTTTCGCAGTTCTACTTCGCACGTTTTTGCATACGGGTCTGTTTGTAATTGGCCACGATGCCATGCATCAGAATCTGCTGCCCAATCACCGACGCATCAATCACTGGATAGGGGCGATCGCCGTTTGGTTATACGCCGCTATTGCCTACTCAACCTGCTGTGCGAATCATCATCAGCATCATCGCTATCCTGAACAAACACGCGATCCTGACTTTCATGACAGCACGCACACCCATCCGTTCTGCTGGTATTTGAAATTTATTCGGGAATATATCGCGGTTTCGTCGGTTTTGGGACTGCTGGGCGGCTGGGGACTGCTGCTGTGGGGGATGAGCCAGGTGGTTCCGATGGCTTGGAGCCGGGTCGTTCTGTTCGTGCTGCTGCCGTTTGTGCTGAGTTCGGTGCAACTGTTTGTGTTTGGCACCTATCTTCCCCATCGTGGCGAATCGGGGCATCAAGTGCCGGAGTCGTTGCGGGCGGGCGATCGCACGCTCAATCCTTCACAAACTCAGTGGAGACCGTGGCTCTGGTCGTTTTTCACCTGCTATCACTTTGGGCAGTATCACCCACTTCATCATCGGTTTCCCAGGGTTCCGTGGTATCAGTTGCCAAGCTTCAGAGAAAAACGCTGACCTTTACCTAATGGGTGAAATTTTGGCAAACTGCCTCCCCAGATTCTGAGAATTATGAGATTATACGTATCATAGGTTTACATTATGATATGTGTTGCGTTAAGAATTTCTGCATAGGTTTTGGCTGCTGCGGGGGGTTTGGCTTTTAAGATGCAAGCGACTGATATCCAATGGTCTAAGGCGGAGAAAGAGATAGCGCGGGCAGCCTTCGAGCGAGCCTATGAGCGTGAAATTCAAGCGTTGGTGAAGGAAGTGCGGGAGCGGGCCCACGGGGTCGGCGAAGTGGATGACCTGTGGACGCTTCATGACTTCCTCAGTGCGCGGCGACACGCCCTGGAAGGGAAGTATGACTATCGGTATTCAGTGTTGATTTTTGTGTTTGCCCAGTTGGTTCAAGAGGGTTGGCTGGAACTGCACGAGCTAGAAGGGCTTGCGACAGACAAGTTGACCAAAGTTTCAGCGTTAACGCGAATGGGCTGTCATTTCTAAGCTGTCATTTTCTAAGCTGTCATTTATTTCTAGACGGGTTGCAAAAGCCAAGAGGCGGGTAAGCGGTCACTTCTCAGATTTCATACTGCTGCCACTCGTTTCTCATTTATGTCTCATTTATGAGACTGTTGTGGAACTGTTATGGGGCTGGAATGAGGCGATAGCGCTGGACGGGATGGGCGAGTTGGCGTTTCTTGTCTGCCGTTTCGTCGAGCCATCATTGGGTTACTCTATGCTTTGCACAAAGTCGTAGAGCCGATGCGCCATCTGGAGCTTGCTGCATGGCGCGATCGCCCTTTTTCTGCCCGTTTTATCCAGAAACACGGCCTGATTTTGGTCGCTGCCAAAGCCGCTATCTGGCAGATCGATGGGGTTGGCGGCGATCGCGTCTAGCCGCTTGCGCTCCAGTTTCTCTAGGGCTGGGGTCACGATGTCCCCGGTTTGAGCAGCGAACCCAATGAGCCGCTGATGGGGCTGTTTGCGCTGGCCCAAGTCGGCAGCGATGTCGGGCGCAGGAACCAAGGGCAGGGCAGTGGGCAGGTCGGCCTTGGGCAGCTTGTGGAGATAGGTCGTGGCGGGCTGCACATCGGCAACGGCGGCAGACAGCAGAATCCAGTCGGCGGTGGGCAGTTCGTGCAGCATGACCTGGTGCATTTCGGCGGCGCTGGTGACGGCAATGCGGCGATCGCCCGCGTCTCTTTGCAGCAGTTCTGCACTCATTGGCCCATGAACCAGCGTCACCGTTGCGCCCCGATGCTGAGCCGCCTGGGCCAGCGCCAGCCCCATTTTCCCCGTCGAGGGGTTGCCAATAAACCGTACTGGATCGAGAAATTCCCGCGTGCCGCCTGTGTTGATTAGCACCTGCTTGCCTGCTAGGTCGCGCTGTCCCCTAGTGTGTTGCAGCGATTCCAACTGAGCGACCAGATCGGGGGGTTCCGCCATGCGCCCTGCCCCCAGGCGATCGCACGCCAGTCGTCCCGCCCCTGGTCCCGCCGTGTGAAATCGCGGATCGTCCTGCACCAATCGCCAGTTGCGCTGCACAGACGGCTGCTCCCACATATCCGTGTTCATCGCCGGAGCTAGCAGCACGGGACAAGTCGAGGCCAGCACCGTATTGGTGAGCAAATTGTCCGCCAGCCCGTGGGCCAGCTTGCCCAGCGTGTTGGCCGTCAGCGGCGCAATCAGCATCACATTGGCCCATTCGCCTAGTTCGATATGCAGGGGTCGCCCGTGGCTGGGCTGCCAAAAGTCGGCATCGGTGTAGGCGGCGTGGCGGGCCAGCGTGGCAAAGGTGAGCGGTGTCACAAACTGCTGTGCGCCGTCCGTCAGCACCACGCGCACCGCTGCGCCAGATTTTGCCAGCGTGGACACCACCTCGCACACCTTGTAGGCGGCAATGCCGCCACCCACGCCAATGAGAATTTTGGGAGATTCCATTCTCGATTTTGGATTTGCGGTTCTGGATGGCTTGTCAAGCTCAGGAACGTTGAGATAGCCGCTGATAGGCTTCGGCGACAGACGTGCGATCGCCCACGTTGCCAGGAAACAGCACCACAGGTAGGTTAGGGAACTGGGGATGGTCGGGCGGGGTGCGAACGACAGACACACCGGGGAGAATCTGCCCCAGCAGGCGGGCGCTGGTGAGCGCCAGTCCATCGCTCAGCGTGTCGTTGGAGGTGATGCCGCCCTTGCTGATCAAGAAGCCCACGTCGGCGGGCAACCCCCGCACAATGTCCATCAGCAGCCGCGATACGGCCATCCCAAAGTCTAGCCGGGTCTGCGCGTCGGCGAAGGTCAACTCTTGGCGACTGGTGAACACAGCGGGGGTCTGTCCTGCTGCGTGGGCCGCGTGAACCTGGTGCAGCAGGTCGGTCAGCAGCGCGTCGCGGGACATCGGGGAATCGGGCAATAACTTGGCGATATCCACCTCGACGGGCACAACTCCCGGCGCTTGCAGCAACACCTCAAGCTGCTCTGTCGTTTTTTTCACATGGGAGCCAACGATGACTGCGCCAGGTTTGCCGTCGCGCACGTAGGTTGCCATGTCTGCCGGGGCAACGGGCTGGGGCGGCAGATTGGCCAGCGCCGTCAGCAAACTGGCCGCACTGCGAAACAGGAAGCGTTTGCCCTGAGATACTGCCACCCGCACATCTGCCGCAAAGCGGTTTAGATCGTCCTGAGTTTCGGCATCTACCACGCCGCAGGTGTTTCCACTGAGCGCCCGCAGCCTGTCTACCACGCCCATCCGCACATCCGCCAACAGAAACCGCTCGACCTGATTGGCGGCAATCCGCCCCTGGGTCTTTTCTGCAACGTAGTCGGGCAAATAGCTGTGGCGATAGGCAAATACCGAATCGCGGGCGAATTCTGTTTCATGAACGGGTGTGGGCACGCCGTTGATCATCAGATAGTGAACGCTGTCGCGGGTAAAGCGGCCCCCCTCGAAAAAAGCGGGCGTGAGGAAGTGTGCGTCAAAGGGCCCTAATTCTTCGGCGATCGCATCGGTTTCTACGGGGTAATGCCCGCGCAGCGTCGAGTCTGAGCGGCTGACGATGAGAAAATCCTGAAGGCCCTCTAGGGCGATCGCCTGCTTCAGATTGCGACACACCTCCCGCGTCACCGCATCGGCTTGGGTCGGTGTCAGGGCGCGAGTGTTGGTTAGCACAAAGAAAATGGGCGACTCATCTGCCAGCCCCAGCCGCAGCGTGTCTACGTCCCATCGCGTCAGCAGCAGGCAGGAGTGAACCGTTTGCGACCCGGTGGGGTCGTCGTCGAGGACGATGATCTTGGGCTGCATGGGGGATTGGAAATTTGGGGTCAGGGGATGATTTTCTCAGATTTTGGTGCGCGATCGCTCTGCTGCGGGTACACTCAATCAGGCCGAATTCATACGCATTTCTCCAGAGCGATCGCCCTTTTTACAGCACTTTCGTAAAATTTGGGCTAACCTCTGAGAGCAGGGTAGTGCATCGTAGCCGCCATCTTACCAAGCCTGGGGTCGCAAACCGATGGGGGAATTGGAACATCAGCCTGATCAGGGCAGCGAAATGTCGAACACCGAGACCAACCCTGGAAATGGAACGCCTCCTTCCAAAGGGGTGGAACAGATTTTGCAGGACGTGACGCAGGATTTGCGATCGCTTCAGCAAGATGTGGTGTCCAGTCTGAGTCAGGATATTTCGCGGCTCCAGGCAGAGCGATCGCGCCTGCAAAACGAAATTGAAAAGCTGCAAAGTCAGCAGCAAGCCCTGCAAAGCCAGCATCAGATTTTCCTAACCCAGCAGCAAATCGCCCAGCAAAAACTCTGGGCCAAGCAGCTTGCCCAAACAATGGCGGGCTATCTCTATAACCTGCTGGCGCAGCGCCTTAGCCAGCTTCCGGGCGAGGCGGTCGCGCCCAACCTGCCGCCTGCTGCCCAATCTGCCAACTCGCAGCAGGCCTTGTCCTTGCTCGATGCGACGCTGAGCCAAACGCTAGCTTCGCTGCAAAGCGACCTAAATGTCTATCACAGCGGGCTGTCGCAGCAAATCGACCGGATGCAAACCCTAGAGCAGCAAGGCGAGGCGCTGCTTGAGGCCCTGGTCAGCCGTCTGAATCAGCAGCTTCAAGCCGTGGGAACCGTTTCGCCGAGCCAGCCTGCCGCCTATTCCACGACGCAAACGTCTTCCACGCTAACGTCGGAACCCGTTTCATCGCCCGCCCGCCCAGGCTTGCCAGAACCGAGCCTGTTCAATCCATCTGCTCCATCCCCCGGCGGATTGACGACGACGGGTGGCGAGGCTGCTCCGAATGGTTATGCTGGGCGAGCGTCCGAGCCGCCAGCGCCGCCGAATGTATCGCCTGATCCTGCATCGCTTGATAGCGGTTCTCCCCCGATTGCGCCGACTCCCCGGCCCACGCCAACGGTTACCGTTTCGTCAAATCCCTTTAGCGTCTCGACGCTAGCGGGCATCGTGCTGGCGGGGCTGCTGATTCTGGCGGGTGTGGCCATGCTGGGCAAGCTGATTGCGGCGCTGCTGGGCGGCGGTACGGGCCTGTCGGTGGGAACTATGCCGCTGCTGCTGTTGACGCTGGCGGCGGGGCTGGCCTACTGGGTGTGGCAACAGGGCAGAGCGCCCCGCCGACTTTCTGGACGAACTGCTGGGCGATTCTCGAAGGGATCGCTACGCGAATCACCCAAGTTGGGTTCTCTCGCAGGCGGCTTGCCTCATCTAGCTCAGCCGCAGGTGGGACTGGTGCTGATTTTGCTTTCCACGCTTGCCCTGTCGCTGCACAACGTGGTGGTGGGCATCATCGGCGGACAAACCAGCATTTTTGGGCTATTTAGCCTGCCGCGCTCGATCACGCTGGATAGCTTTAATGACTCGCTGCTGGTGCTGTGGCTGCGGATGGTGGTGGTGGTGCCTGTGATGGTGGCGATCGCCCGCTGGCTCTATCCCAACGCCTGGCGCGATATTCGCAGCTTTGCCCTGAGCCGCGATCGCGCTCTGCAAGGCTACGTTGTGGGCAGCGGAGCCTGTCTATTTCTCTCGCAGGTGTTTATCTACATTGCGATCGCCGCGACGGGGCCGGGGGTCGCCGTGACGATTTTGTTCATGTATCCGCTGATCCTAGTGCCGCTGGCGTGGCTGCTATTCCGCGATCGCCCCACGCCGCTGCGATGGGTGGTGCTGTTCGCAATTTTGTCGGGAGTGGTGCTGACGGCGCTGCCTAGGTTAATGCAGGCTACCAACGTGTCCACCAACGGCATTTTCTTCGCCATTCTGTCGGGCATCTTCTTTGCGCTGTACCTGATTACAATGCAGGTCAGCTTTGGCAAAAAGCTGCATCCAGTGCCCGTTAGCGTGGTGCAGTTCTTCACGATCTTTGTGCTGGCGAATATTATGCTGCTGCTACTGGGCGTGGAGGAGCCGCCGGATCACCTGCTGGGGCTACTGCTGGGCGGGCTGGTACTGGGCACGCTGACGCTGCTGGGTTATCTGCTCAACAACCTGGGTGTGCGCCTGCTGGGGGCTGCCCGCGCCTCGATTATTTCTGCCAGCGGCCCAGTGCTGACTGCCCTGCTGGCCTATTTGATTACGCCGAGCGAGCGCACGCAGCTTCAGCCTGTGCAGTGGATTGGCATTGTGGTCGTCACGCTAGGCGTGCTGGGACTCAGCTTCGAGCGGATGCGAATGCAGAATAAAACTGCCCCTGCTGCGAAGTAGCGCTCAGCGGTGGGAACCCGGATACCCGGAAGTCTAAATAGCAAGGATTAAACCCGATCAATCGGATTCAACTACGATTCAACTACAGAGAACGGAGAGAGAGGGATTCGAACCCTCGTTAGAGTTACCCCTAAACAGCATTTCCAGTGCTGCGCCTTCAACCACTCGGCCATCTCTCCATACGCTTGCTGATTCGGCTTACTTGCAGCCAAGTCTCAGCATATTTTCAGCCCAACAGCCACCAGTGATGAATGGAGAGTTCATCCACAGAATTTCTATATTACCAGACCTTAGCACCAGTTAATCCCGAAACATGATCCTAACCCGCCCAACGGTCTGATTTCTGCGACCCAATCCCTACCCGAATCTTTGGCAAGGAGGGGGCGATCGCCGTATGATCTCCAAGGCAGTCGCGTCCTACTTCCATAACCCCAATATGCCTCGTTCCCATACGGTTCACATCTGCGATCGCCAGACTGGCACCCAGCACACCGTCGAAGTGCCCGAAGATCGCTACATCCTACACACCGCCGAACAGCAAGGCGTGCGTCTGCCCTTTGCCTGCCGCAACGGAGCCTGCACCACCTGCGCCGTCCGCGTGCGATCGGGCGATATCTACCAGCCCGAAGCAATGGGCCTGTCGCCCGAACTCCGCGCCCAGGGTTACGCGCTCCTCTGCGTCAGCTATCCCCTTACGGATCTAGAAGTGGAAACCCAGGACGAAGACGAGGTCTACGAACTCCAGTTCGGCCGCTACTTTGGCAAAGGTCGCGTCCGCCGCGCGTTGCCTCTAGAAGAAGACTAAGAGAGAAAGACCTCTCAACACCTCAACGCCCCATCCCTCTAAAACCACCATGCCCAATCTCCAAATCTTCCTCGACATTGCCACTGAAGCTGCCCTTGCAGCCGGAGCCGTCCTCCAGAGCTATTGGGGCAAGCTGGATTCGGTGCAGGAAAAGGGGCGACCCGGCGACTTGTTGACCGAGGCAGACAAGGCTTCGGAGGCGGTGGTGCTGGAGATTTTGACGCGGCATTTTCCGAATCACGGCATTTTGGCGGAAGAGTCGGGAAACGTCGGCCTGAGCAAAAGCGAGTTTCTCTGGGCGATCGACCCGCTGGATGGCACGACGAACTATGCCCATCAATACCCGATGTATTCTGTGTCGATTGGGCTGCTGATCGAGGGGCAGCCACAGGTCGGCGTGGTGTATTGCCCCTTTTTCAATGAGCTGTTTCGGGCGGCAAGGGGATTGGGCGCGACGCGCGATCGCCAGCCAATTCGCGTTTCCCACACGGCAGAATTGTCAAAAAGCCTCCTCGTCACGGGCTTTGCCTACGATCGCCGCGAGACGATCGATACGAACTATGCCGAGTTTTGCCAACTGACCCACCTGACTCAAGGAGTGCGCCGGGGCGGCTCCGCCTCGGTCGATCTGGCCTACGTCGCCTGCGGACGGCTAGATGGCTACTGGGAGCGGGGGCTAAGTCCGTGGGACTTGGCAGCGGGCATCGTGCTAGTAGAAGAAGCAGGCGGTCAGGTGACGGCCTATGACAGCGGCCCCTTTGACTTTGCCACCGGGCGCATTCTAGCGACCAACGGACGGATTCACACCGCCCTCAGTCAGGCACTACAAGCCATCCAGCCCCTGCCCGAATTTGACCCAGCCACCTGGCGGGCTTAGACATTTCCCTGCAAACATCTGGTAAACCATGACCCACGCGCAGAGCAATCCGGCTACACTAGAGGGAACTTTGGCTAGGGAATGAGTTGAGAAGCGCTGATGTCGTTTAATCTCGAATCGGGCTTATTTGGCTTGGGTTGCTCAGATTATCACGCGGTGCTGGGCGTGCCTGTGGATGCTGACCCTAAGGACATTCGCAAAAAGTATCTGCGGCTGGCGCAGCGCCTCCACCCAGACAGCTCAGGCCGAGAGTCAGAGGGCGATCGCAAGCGAGCATCAGAGTTCTTGTCCAAGCTGGTGAATCCGGCCTATGAGGAACTGTCCAAAGAAAAGAAGTTCAACGAACATCTGGTAGTGCTGAAACTGAAGGGGCAGCAGGCGCTAAATCAGCAGGAAACGATCTTGCTGCAAAGTGACGCAGCCCGCAGCCTGGCCAGCACCTACGGCGAGTTGGATAGTGCCTACCGGCAGGCGGTAAAGCGGCTGGCAGACGAGCAATACACCCATCTGGATAAAACTGAAGAAATTACTGGACAGATTAGCGAGCTAAATCTGGTGTACCTGATGCGGAAGGCAGGCAAGGGCGAGTTTCCTACGCCAGCCGCCACCAGTCCAGCAAAATCTGCGGCAACCAGCACTCCCGCAGCCAGCGCTACCCCTACCACGGGCACTCGTCCGACCCCCACGCCACCGCCCTCCGCCAAAGCGCCGCCCAGCCGAGAATCGGTGTTGGCCTCCTATTTGCGACGGGCAGAGGAGTTTGAAACCAAGCAAGACTATCCCAGCGCGGTCAAAGAGTTGCGGGATGCGCTCCAGATTGCGCCAAAGAACGGCAGCATCCACAGCCGACTGGGGGCAGTGTATCTGCGGGCAAACCAGCCCACGATGGCCAAGATTCATTTCCGCAAGGCGCTGGAGCTGAATCCAAAAGATGCCGCAGCGGAGGAAGGGTTGCGCCGAGTTGACCCTGCGTTTGCCGCTGCAAGTGCCCAGGCTGCAAAAGCTGACCCTAAAGCCGCAAAGCCGACACCGGGCAAGCCTGCGCCTAAGGGCAAACCAGCCCCCAAAGGCAAGCCCGAGTCGGGCGGCGGGTTGTTTGGCCTGTTTGGTGGTAAGAAGAAATAGGCGGCAAACGGAATCTGAACCCAACTGTCCCGCCTATCACCCACTCATTACAAACTCATCAATGGTGTACCAACCCCCCACAGGAGCCAGGGATTTGTTTCCGCTGGACGTGGCTCAAAAGCGCTGGATTGAGGATCGGGTGCAGCAGGTGTTTCACCGCTGGGGCTATCATCGCATCATTACCTCGACCCTGGAACGAATTGACACGCTGATGGCAGGCGGCGCGGTGCAGCGCTCGACCGTGATTTTGGTGCAGGATCGCGACGAGGAAGAACTGGGACTGCGCCCAGAGTTAACGGCCTCAATTGCCCGCGCAGCGGCCACACGCCTAGCCGGAATGACCTATCCGCAGCGGTTGTATTACAACGCTAATGTCTTTCGGCGATCGCCCCGCAGCGGCATGGGCAGCCAGCACGAGTTTTATCAGGCAGGTGTAGAACTGCTGGGGGCAGACGGGAGCGCAGCGGATGCCGAGGTGCTGCTGCTGCTGAGTGACTGCATTGGCAACCTGGGGCTAACAGACTGGCACCTGATTCTGGGCGAGGCGGGGCTGACGCGATCGCTCCTTTCGGTGTTTCCAGCCTCGGTGCGAGAATCGGTGCGACGGGCGATCGCCTATCTCGATCGACTCCAGCTTGAAGCCCTCCCCCTCAGCCCAGAACTACGCGAGCGGGCGCTGCTGCTGCTGGATTTGCGGGGTCGGCCTGCGGACGTGATTCAGCGCGTGTCGGCGCTGGATCTGGATGACCAGCAGCGGAATACCGTGAACGCGCTCAAGTCCTTGCTGGAACTGCTGCACGACAGCTTCAGCCGCGAACACCGCTCGCCCCCCAATCTGGTGCTGGATCTCAGTCTGGTGCAAACCTTTGACTATTACACGGGCATTGTGTTTGAGGTTGTCAGCAGCGGCGATAGCGGACAGCGCGTGCTGGGGCAGGGCGGCCGCTATGACCAGCTCTTGTCGCTCTATCATCCCCAGCAGCAAACCTGTCCCGGCATCGGCTTCACCTTCAACATTGAAGACCTGCATCAAGTCCTATTGCCCACCGGACAACTGCCTGCCCAAACGCCACCCAGCGATTGGCTCGTCGTTCCCAAAGCCCCAGAGGCGATCGCCGCTGCCTTTGCCTACGCCCAGACGATTCGCGACTCGGCTCATCTGGTGCGCGTAGAGGTAGACCTGATGCCGCGCGACAGCGAAGAAGCGACTCGTCAATACGCCCGCGATCGCCGCATTGGGCAAATCGCCTGGATCGCCGCCGACGGCACGCCAGAGGTTGAGCCGCTATTGGGGCGATCGCCCTGAAAAACAACCTGAAAAACAACCTGAGAAATAACCTGTAGAATAGTCCTGTAAAGCCTTGCCAAATCTAGCTTTCATGACCTTGGATGGATTCCTTGGCTAAGCCCAAGCGAGATCATAATCCTGGTGAGGGACTGAGACAGCCCTATAGGCTGACCTCAATCCTACTGCCTGCTATCTGCCTGCGATCTGTCTGAGAGGAGAACACTGTGCCGCATACCATTGTGACCCACGTCTGTGAAGGCGTTGCCGACTGTGTAGATGCCTGCCCCGTTGCCTGCATCAACCCCGGCCCCGGCAAAAACAACAAGGGAACCGAGTGGTACTGGATTGATTTCAGCACCTGCATCGATTGTGGTATCTGTTTGCAAGTGTGTCCGGTTGAAGGCGCTATCATTCCTGAAGAACGTCCTGACCTCCAAGAAACGCCCTAGCCTGACCCCAAATCCCTAGGTCCCAATTCCCCATGCCCACGGCTCCCTTGCTCACCGTCGAATCGGTCTATGCAGGCTACATCCAGGATCTCGATATTCTCCAGGGCATAAATTTTCGTGTGTATCCTGGCGAAATTGTGGTGGTGGTAGGGCCCAACGGTGCAGGCAAATCAACCCTGGCGAAGACGATTTTTGGGCTGCTCACGCCCCACAGCGGTCGGATTCAGTTTCGCAACGAAGACATCACCGGGCTGAAATCGGATCAGATTGTGCGGCGTGGGATGTGCTACGTGCCGCAAATCGCTAATGTGTTTCCGTCACTGACAATCGAAGAAAACCTGGAGATGGGCGCTTTCACGCGCTCCGGCTCCGTGCAGAGCCTAAAGCAAAAAATTTTTGACGCATTCCCCAGGCTGTCGGAGCGGCGGCGGCAGCGGGCGGGAACGCTGTCGGGTGGAGAGCGACAAATGCTGGCAATGGGGCGGGCGCTGATGCTCGATCCAGAATTGCTGATTCTGGATGAGCCGTCGGCAGCCCTGTCGCCGATTTTGGTAAACGACGTGTTTGAGCGCATCCGGCAGATCAACCAAATGGGCATGGCGATTATGCTGGTGGAGCAAAATGCCCGCAAAGCCCTGGCAATGGCGCATCGGGGCTATGTGTTGGATACTGGGCGCGATCGCATCGAAGGGCCCGGCCCCGAACTGCTCAACAATCCCCGCGTCAGCGAACTCTATCTCGGCGTGCGCCCTGCATCCTGAGCGTAATTTCCACAAACT contains:
- a CDS encoding fatty acid desaturase; its protein translation is MAGIFLAAVILTGWVVSLLLFLLVDSASLSVPGVVFAVLLRTFLHTGLFVIGHDAMHQNLLPNHRRINHWIGAIAVWLYAAIAYSTCCANHHQHHRYPEQTRDPDFHDSTHTHPFCWYLKFIREYIAVSSVLGLLGGWGLLLWGMSQVVPMAWSRVVLFVLLPFVLSSVQLFVFGTYLPHRGESGHQVPESLRAGDRTLNPSQTQWRPWLWSFFTCYHFGQYHPLHHRFPRVPWYQLPSFREKR
- the coaBC gene encoding bifunctional phosphopantothenoylcysteine decarboxylase/phosphopantothenate--cysteine ligase CoaBC; the protein is MESPKILIGVGGGIAAYKVCEVVSTLAKSGAAVRVVLTDGAQQFVTPLTFATLARHAAYTDADFWQPSHGRPLHIELGEWANVMLIAPLTANTLGKLAHGLADNLLTNTVLASTCPVLLAPAMNTDMWEQPSVQRNWRLVQDDPRFHTAGPGAGRLACDRLGAGRMAEPPDLVAQLESLQHTRGQRDLAGKQVLINTGGTREFLDPVRFIGNPSTGKMGLALAQAAQHRGATVTLVHGPMSAELLQRDAGDRRIAVTSAAEMHQVMLHELPTADWILLSAAVADVQPATTYLHKLPKADLPTALPLVPAPDIAADLGQRKQPHQRLIGFAAQTGDIVTPALEKLERKRLDAIAANPIDLPDSGFGSDQNQAVFLDKTGRKRAIAPCSKLQMAHRLYDFVQSIE
- a CDS encoding four-carbon acid sugar kinase family protein; this encodes MQPKIIVLDDDPTGSQTVHSCLLLTRWDVDTLRLGLADESPIFFVLTNTRALTPTQADAVTREVCRNLKQAIALEGLQDFLIVSRSDSTLRGHYPVETDAIAEELGPFDAHFLTPAFFEGGRFTRDSVHYLMINGVPTPVHETEFARDSVFAYRHSYLPDYVAEKTQGRIAANQVERFLLADVRMGVVDRLRALSGNTCGVVDAETQDDLNRFAADVRVAVSQGKRFLFRSAASLLTALANLPPQPVAPADMATYVRDGKPGAVIVGSHVKKTTEQLEVLLQAPGVVPVEVDIAKLLPDSPMSRDALLTDLLHQVHAAHAAGQTPAVFTSRQELTFADAQTRLDFGMAVSRLLMDIVRGLPADVGFLISKGGITSNDTLSDGLALTSARLLGQILPGVSVVRTPPDHPQFPNLPVVLFPGNVGDRTSVAEAYQRLSQRS
- a CDS encoding EamA family transporter, translated to MSNTETNPGNGTPPSKGVEQILQDVTQDLRSLQQDVVSSLSQDISRLQAERSRLQNEIEKLQSQQQALQSQHQIFLTQQQIAQQKLWAKQLAQTMAGYLYNLLAQRLSQLPGEAVAPNLPPAAQSANSQQALSLLDATLSQTLASLQSDLNVYHSGLSQQIDRMQTLEQQGEALLEALVSRLNQQLQAVGTVSPSQPAAYSTTQTSSTLTSEPVSSPARPGLPEPSLFNPSAPSPGGLTTTGGEAAPNGYAGRASEPPAPPNVSPDPASLDSGSPPIAPTPRPTPTVTVSSNPFSVSTLAGIVLAGLLILAGVAMLGKLIAALLGGGTGLSVGTMPLLLLTLAAGLAYWVWQQGRAPRRLSGRTAGRFSKGSLRESPKLGSLAGGLPHLAQPQVGLVLILLSTLALSLHNVVVGIIGGQTSIFGLFSLPRSITLDSFNDSLLVLWLRMVVVVPVMVAIARWLYPNAWRDIRSFALSRDRALQGYVVGSGACLFLSQVFIYIAIAATGPGVAVTILFMYPLILVPLAWLLFRDRPTPLRWVVLFAILSGVVLTALPRLMQATNVSTNGIFFAILSGIFFALYLITMQVSFGKKLHPVPVSVVQFFTIFVLANIMLLLLGVEEPPDHLLGLLLGGLVLGTLTLLGYLLNNLGVRLLGAARASIISASGPVLTALLAYLITPSERTQLQPVQWIGIVVVTLGVLGLSFERMRMQNKTAPAAK
- a CDS encoding 2Fe-2S iron-sulfur cluster-binding protein, with translation MISKAVASYFHNPNMPRSHTVHICDRQTGTQHTVEVPEDRYILHTAEQQGVRLPFACRNGACTTCAVRVRSGDIYQPEAMGLSPELRAQGYALLCVSYPLTDLEVETQDEDEVYELQFGRYFGKGRVRRALPLEED
- a CDS encoding inositol monophosphatase family protein, giving the protein MPNLQIFLDIATEAALAAGAVLQSYWGKLDSVQEKGRPGDLLTEADKASEAVVLEILTRHFPNHGILAEESGNVGLSKSEFLWAIDPLDGTTNYAHQYPMYSVSIGLLIEGQPQVGVVYCPFFNELFRAARGLGATRDRQPIRVSHTAELSKSLLVTGFAYDRRETIDTNYAEFCQLTHLTQGVRRGGSASVDLAYVACGRLDGYWERGLSPWDLAAGIVLVEEAGGQVTAYDSGPFDFATGRILATNGRIHTALSQALQAIQPLPEFDPATWRA
- a CDS encoding J domain-containing protein; its protein translation is MSFNLESGLFGLGCSDYHAVLGVPVDADPKDIRKKYLRLAQRLHPDSSGRESEGDRKRASEFLSKLVNPAYEELSKEKKFNEHLVVLKLKGQQALNQQETILLQSDAARSLASTYGELDSAYRQAVKRLADEQYTHLDKTEEITGQISELNLVYLMRKAGKGEFPTPAATSPAKSAATSTPAASATPTTGTRPTPTPPPSAKAPPSRESVLASYLRRAEEFETKQDYPSAVKELRDALQIAPKNGSIHSRLGAVYLRANQPTMAKIHFRKALELNPKDAAAEEGLRRVDPAFAAASAQAAKADPKAAKPTPGKPAPKGKPAPKGKPESGGGLFGLFGGKKK
- a CDS encoding ATP phosphoribosyltransferase regulatory subunit, translating into MVYQPPTGARDLFPLDVAQKRWIEDRVQQVFHRWGYHRIITSTLERIDTLMAGGAVQRSTVILVQDRDEEELGLRPELTASIARAAATRLAGMTYPQRLYYNANVFRRSPRSGMGSQHEFYQAGVELLGADGSAADAEVLLLLSDCIGNLGLTDWHLILGEAGLTRSLLSVFPASVRESVRRAIAYLDRLQLEALPLSPELRERALLLLDLRGRPADVIQRVSALDLDDQQRNTVNALKSLLELLHDSFSREHRSPPNLVLDLSLVQTFDYYTGIVFEVVSSGDSGQRVLGQGGRYDQLLSLYHPQQQTCPGIGFTFNIEDLHQVLLPTGQLPAQTPPSDWLVVPKAPEAIAAAFAYAQTIRDSAHLVRVEVDLMPRDSEEATRQYARDRRIGQIAWIAADGTPEVEPLLGRSP